A genomic segment from Spinacia oleracea cultivar Varoflay chromosome 3, BTI_SOV_V1, whole genome shotgun sequence encodes:
- the LOC110778979 gene encoding protein DUF642 L-GALACTONO-1,4-LACTONE-RESPONSIVE GENE 2-like — translation MMASFPSLWFVVLILLISSTSYVAAYSVNPAPHDGLFPNGNFEEGPKASNLKNKVIVGKFSLPKWVKKGLVQYISGGPQPGGFYFAVPRGVHAIRLGNRASISQHLIVKKGSYYSLTFSATKTCVEEEVLRVSACKDSADLPIQTLYSSDGGDTYAWAFKATSNVAKITFYNPHVQQDPTCGPLLDAIAIKEMLPLPKPTGNIVKNGDFEIGPHVFKNFSTGVLLSPHSMDVVSPLQGWIVESLKPVKYVDSTHFFVPSGSYAIELIGGRESSIAQIIRTIPNKSYLLTFTIGDAENECTGEMTVQAFAAKEEVIAHHKSHGKGSFTHASLKFKAISHRTRLTFWSGMYHTKVHDFGSLCGPVLDDVKVVPLY, via the exons ATGATGGCTTCTTTTCCATCTTTGTGGTTTGTGGTGCTCATTTTGTTGATAAGCAGCACCAGTTATGTTGCTGCTTATTCAGTCAACCCCGCTCCTCATGACG GGCTTTTTCCAAATGGAAACTTTGAAGAAGGACCAAAAGCATCAAATCTGAAGAACAAGGTGATCGTAGGTAAATTCTCCCTTCCCAAATGGGTGAAGAAGGGTTTAGTGCAATACATATCAGGTGGACCCCAACCAGGTGGCTTCTACTTTGCGGTTCCACGTGGTGTCCACGCGATAAGACTAGGGAATAGAGCCTCAATATCCCAACATTTAATAGTAAAAAAAGGATCATACTATTCTCTTACATTTAGTGCAACAAAGACTTGTGTGGAAGAGGAAGTTTTAAGGGTATCAGCTTGTAAAGACTCAGCCGATTTACCAATTCAAACGTTATATAGTAGTGATGGAGGGGATACTTATGCTTGGGCCTTTAAAGCTACTTCTAATGTTGCTAAGATCACTTTCTATAATCCTCACGTTCAACAAGATCCTACTTGCGGACCACTATTGGATGCTATTGCTATCAAGGAGATGTTGCCTCTACCCAAACCAACAg GAAACATTGTTAAAAACGGGGACTTTGAAATTGGTCCTCATGTATTCAAGAACTTCTCAACCGGGGTTCTTTTATCTCCACATTCGATGGACGTTGTTTCTCCACTCCAAGGCTGGATTGTTGAATCTCTCAAACCAGTAAAATATGTAGACTCAACACACTTCTTTGTACCTTCAGGATCTTATGCTATTGAATTAATTGGAGGAAGAGAAAGCTCGATAGCTCAAATTATACGAACAATACCTAACAAATCTTATCTCCTTACCTTTACCATTGGAGATGCCGAAAATGAATGCACGGGAGAAATGACGGTGCAAGCATTCGCCGCCAAGGAAGAGGTTATAGCTCACCATAAGTCTCATGGAAAGGGTAGTTTTACACATGCAAGTCTCAAGTTTAAGGCTATTTCTCATAGAACTAGGTTGACATTTTGGAGTGGAATGTACCACACTAAAGTTCATGATTTTGGATCCTTGTGTGGTCCTGTCTTGGATGATGTTAAGGTGGTACCTCTTTATTGA